In the Kitasatospora terrestris genome, one interval contains:
- a CDS encoding helix-turn-helix domain-containing protein — protein MGDASGTRFGRMLRELRQARGLTIEELAEASGVSGRAIGDMERGRSLRPQRGTVTAIAQGLALDEAAHAELLAVARAGRAGSRPPTAAAAPPCALPRGVRDFVGRRAELAALRGLAHRPPPGGPDGGAASPPVAVVFGAPGSGKTSLAVQLAEQLAPELTDGAFLLDMQGLGDRPLSPQEAVMRLLGAWGAGDLDLVQLSPEDRLARYQEAAGKLHGVLILDNAGREAQVRPLLPREGRLLVVVTSRHTMAGLEGVQRVDLPALDPLESGSLLRAVVGAGRVDAEPDAARTIAELCGHLPLAVRVAANWAATRTNWSLQRLATRLTDEDRRLDSLSAGDLRVNSAFSLSYSRLAPGAARMFRLLSLVPAPDFSLPLAAVLARVPLYDAEDLLEELLEAGLLTTHQDDRYRFHDLLRLYARAQLRQEDGGTEPEVSRSRLRAWLLDTAVTAGRWHEPEYGAPPPDPERLVALENPGQAMGWLKAEYANWLAAFREAARLGEHGAVNEVGRAMGLVSDNWVSAGHWTEVFETAARAAAALGEPAMEAGHLNDLSWAHWVCEGDHADADAVAAAALDLARACGDQVQQARAHLRISVLRDAVGDASSAADHCRRAMDLFIAADEINRYLPACNVSIRLLHRAGRIDEAIATHREVMDVLADPRFAERIPESVRGLTTLIATYHVSLVHLNLGHWNEAVDALRPLRGQLDARGYHRVGAKVHLHLAHALAHLQESQEAACEYRAVLALEDRIPGDLVEQARAGIEDLEAGRLSPPTVFD, from the coding sequence ATGGGCGACGCGAGCGGGACGCGGTTCGGTCGGATGCTGCGGGAGCTGCGACAGGCTCGTGGCCTGACGATCGAGGAGCTGGCGGAGGCCTCGGGCGTGTCCGGACGTGCGATCGGTGACATGGAGCGGGGGCGGAGCCTGCGCCCACAGCGCGGAACCGTCACCGCGATCGCACAGGGCCTCGCGCTGGATGAGGCCGCGCATGCCGAACTGCTGGCGGTCGCCCGGGCCGGCCGTGCGGGCAGCAGGCCGCCGACTGCCGCCGCGGCGCCGCCCTGCGCGCTGCCCAGAGGCGTCCGGGACTTCGTCGGGCGGCGGGCGGAGCTCGCCGCGCTGCGGGGCCTCGCGCACCGGCCTCCGCCCGGCGGGCCGGACGGAGGAGCCGCGTCCCCGCCGGTTGCGGTGGTGTTCGGCGCGCCGGGCAGCGGCAAGACCTCGCTGGCCGTCCAATTGGCCGAACAGCTCGCGCCGGAGCTGACGGACGGGGCGTTCCTGCTGGACATGCAGGGCCTGGGCGACCGGCCGCTGTCGCCGCAGGAGGCGGTGATGCGACTGCTGGGCGCGTGGGGTGCGGGCGACCTGGACCTGGTGCAACTGAGCCCCGAAGACCGCCTCGCGCGCTACCAGGAGGCCGCGGGCAAGCTCCACGGCGTCCTGATCCTGGACAATGCCGGCCGCGAGGCCCAGGTCAGACCCCTGCTGCCACGCGAAGGCCGGCTCCTGGTCGTGGTGACGAGTCGCCACACCATGGCCGGGCTGGAGGGGGTGCAGCGCGTGGATCTGCCCGCGCTTGACCCGCTGGAGTCCGGTTCGCTGCTGCGCGCGGTCGTCGGTGCGGGCCGGGTGGACGCAGAACCCGACGCGGCCCGGACGATCGCCGAACTGTGCGGCCACCTCCCGCTCGCCGTGCGGGTCGCCGCGAACTGGGCCGCCACCCGCACGAACTGGAGCCTGCAACGGCTGGCCACCCGCCTCACCGACGAGGACCGCCGACTGGACTCGCTCAGCGCGGGTGACCTGCGCGTCAACTCCGCGTTCTCGCTGTCGTACTCGCGCCTCGCCCCGGGCGCCGCCCGGATGTTCAGGCTGCTGTCACTCGTCCCGGCGCCGGACTTCAGCCTCCCGTTGGCGGCCGTCCTCGCCCGCGTACCCCTGTACGACGCGGAGGACCTGCTGGAGGAGCTCCTGGAAGCAGGTCTCCTGACGACTCATCAGGACGACCGCTACCGGTTCCACGATCTGTTGCGCCTGTACGCCAGGGCGCAGCTGCGTCAGGAGGACGGGGGGACGGAACCGGAGGTCTCCCGCTCCCGGCTGCGCGCCTGGCTGCTGGACACCGCCGTCACCGCCGGGCGGTGGCACGAACCGGAGTACGGTGCGCCGCCGCCGGACCCTGAGCGGCTGGTCGCGCTGGAGAACCCCGGGCAGGCCATGGGCTGGCTCAAGGCGGAGTACGCCAACTGGCTGGCCGCGTTCCGCGAGGCCGCCCGACTCGGCGAACACGGCGCGGTCAACGAGGTCGGCCGGGCCATGGGGCTGGTGTCCGACAACTGGGTCTCCGCCGGCCACTGGACCGAGGTGTTCGAGACGGCCGCCCGGGCCGCAGCGGCCCTCGGCGAGCCCGCGATGGAGGCCGGGCATCTGAACGACCTCTCCTGGGCCCACTGGGTGTGCGAGGGCGATCACGCGGACGCGGACGCCGTCGCCGCGGCCGCGCTCGACCTCGCCCGGGCCTGCGGGGACCAGGTCCAACAGGCCCGGGCCCACCTGCGGATCAGTGTGCTGCGGGACGCCGTCGGTGACGCCTCGTCGGCTGCCGACCACTGCCGCCGGGCCATGGACCTCTTCATCGCGGCGGACGAGATCAACCGCTACCTCCCGGCCTGCAACGTGAGCATCCGGCTGCTGCACAGGGCCGGCCGCATCGACGAAGCCATCGCAACCCACCGGGAGGTCATGGACGTGCTGGCCGATCCCCGTTTCGCCGAACGCATACCGGAGAGCGTGCGGGGCCTCACCACGCTGATCGCGACGTACCACGTGTCGTTGGTCCACCTGAACCTCGGGCACTGGAACGAGGCGGTCGACGCCCTCCGCCCGCTCCGCGGCCAACTCGACGCCCGCGGCTACCACCGGGTGGGGGCCAAGGTCCATCTCCACCTCGCCCATGCGCTCGCCCATCTCCAGGAGAGTCAGGAGGCCGCCTGCGAGTACCGGGCGGTCCTCGCGCTCGAGGACCGCATCCCCGGGGACCTGGTGGAACAGGCCCGGGCCGGTATCGAGGACCTTGAGGCCGGACGGTTGTCGCCGCCGACCGTTTTCGACTGA
- a CDS encoding alpha/beta hydrolase, whose translation MSAQNAAGTGPTLEPEARAFAEATANPPYLFDLGPAKGRQAVDDVQSGEIAKPGIDEEWIEVPDGPTGAVRARIVRPAGATGPLPVVLYIHGAGWVFGNARTHDRLVRELAVGAHAAVVFPEYDLSPEARYPIAIEQNYAVARWVVTDGHAKGLDASRFAVAGDSVGGNMSAALTLMAKERGDVELVQQVLFYPVTDAAFDTDSYHRYATGYFLRRDAMQWFWDQYTTDPDQRAEITASPLRATVEQLQGLPPALVITGEADVLRDEGEAYAVKLRQAGVAVTAVRFLGTIHDFVMLDALRSSKSAQGAITLAVQTLRQALHRD comes from the coding sequence ATGTCCGCACAGAACGCCGCCGGCACCGGACCGACGCTGGAGCCCGAGGCCCGGGCCTTCGCCGAGGCCACCGCGAACCCGCCCTACCTGTTCGACCTCGGCCCGGCCAAGGGCCGCCAGGCGGTCGACGACGTGCAGTCCGGCGAAATCGCGAAGCCGGGGATCGACGAGGAGTGGATCGAGGTGCCGGACGGCCCGACCGGCGCGGTCCGCGCCCGCATCGTGCGCCCGGCCGGGGCCACCGGTCCGCTCCCCGTCGTCCTCTACATCCACGGCGCGGGCTGGGTGTTCGGCAACGCCCGCACCCATGACCGATTGGTCCGCGAGCTGGCCGTCGGCGCGCACGCCGCGGTCGTCTTCCCGGAGTACGACCTGTCGCCCGAGGCGCGCTACCCGATCGCCATCGAACAGAACTACGCCGTCGCCCGCTGGGTCGTGACCGACGGACACGCCAAGGGCCTGGACGCGTCCCGCTTCGCCGTCGCCGGCGACTCCGTGGGCGGCAACATGAGCGCGGCGCTCACGCTCATGGCCAAGGAGCGCGGCGACGTCGAGCTGGTCCAGCAGGTGCTGTTCTACCCGGTGACCGACGCCGCCTTCGACACCGACTCCTACCACCGGTACGCGACCGGCTACTTCTTGCGCCGCGACGCCATGCAGTGGTTCTGGGACCAGTACACCACCGACCCCGACCAGCGTGCCGAGATCACCGCCTCGCCGCTGCGCGCCACCGTCGAGCAGCTCCAGGGGCTGCCGCCGGCGCTGGTCATCACCGGTGAGGCCGACGTGCTGCGCGACGAGGGGGAGGCCTATGCGGTGAAGCTGCGCCAGGCAGGCGTCGCCGTCACCGCCGTTCGTTTCCTCGGCACGATCCACGACTTCGTGATGCTCGACGCGCTGCGCTCCTCGAAGTCCGCGCAGGGCGCCATCACCCTCGCGGTCCAGACGCTGCGTCAGGCTCTGCACCGGGACTGA
- a CDS encoding DNA starvation/stationary phase protection protein: MSSQPRLHQHSPEIHPFGTVTQLPIALSHDARQYSCQRLNRVLADTQFLYSLYKKHHWGVHGPTSYQLHLLFDKHAQEQLNLVDALAERVQSLGGVAVGDPRHAAEITGVPRPPDGVEDVPAMLSRLLDAHESILAEARDAAARTAQSGDDGTQDLLVSQVVRTGEAQVWFLAEHLVATRPTGA; the protein is encoded by the coding sequence ATGAGCAGCCAACCGCGCCTGCATCAGCACAGCCCCGAGATCCACCCGTTCGGCACCGTCACCCAGCTGCCGATCGCCCTGTCCCACGACGCCCGGCAGTACTCCTGCCAGCGGCTCAACCGCGTCCTCGCGGACACTCAGTTCCTGTACAGCCTGTACAAGAAGCACCACTGGGGGGTGCACGGCCCGACCTCCTACCAACTGCACCTCCTGTTCGACAAGCACGCCCAGGAGCAGCTGAACCTGGTCGACGCCCTCGCCGAGCGGGTGCAGAGCCTGGGCGGCGTTGCCGTGGGCGACCCCCGCCACGCCGCCGAGATCACCGGCGTACCGCGTCCGCCGGACGGGGTCGAGGACGTGCCGGCGATGCTTTCGAGGCTGCTCGACGCCCACGAGAGCATCCTGGCCGAGGCCCGCGACGCGGCCGCCCGTACCGCGCAGTCGGGCGACGACGGCACTCAGGACCTGCTGGTCTCCCAGGTCGTCCGCACCGGCGAGGCACAGGTCTGGTTCCTCGCCGAGCACCTCGTGGCCACCCGCCCGACCGGGGCGTGA
- a CDS encoding SsgA family sporulation/cell division regulator, which yields MHDQGPTEGAGSTELPLEAHLVVGEDQFINLPVRFAYRRAAPFAVVLEFPDSGEAVGAWEFSRDLLWEGLHEPAGLGDVRIFPPCHCQARRRLRIMLVGREGTALLEVSAEPLRSWLREESFALVPRGAESGLIDWDAELGRLVGDR from the coding sequence ATGCACGACCAGGGCCCCACCGAGGGCGCGGGCTCCACCGAGCTCCCGCTGGAAGCACACCTTGTCGTAGGGGAAGACCAGTTCATCAATCTGCCGGTGCGGTTCGCGTACCGTCGCGCGGCGCCCTTCGCGGTGGTGCTGGAATTCCCCGACTCGGGCGAGGCAGTCGGGGCCTGGGAGTTCTCCCGCGACCTGCTGTGGGAGGGCCTGCACGAGCCGGCTGGTCTGGGAGACGTGCGGATCTTTCCGCCGTGTCACTGCCAGGCCCGCCGACGGCTGCGGATCATGCTCGTGGGGCGCGAGGGCACGGCGCTGCTCGAGGTTTCCGCCGAGCCGCTGCGCAGTTGGCTTCGCGAGGAGAGTTTCGCCCTCGTGCCCCGCGGCGCCGAGTCCGGACTCATCGACTGGGATGCGGAGCTGGGCCGCTTGGTCGGTGACCGCTGA
- a CDS encoding DUF1275 family protein has protein sequence MLAPAMGLRNGTVRKLGVPDLTTTVLTLTLTGIAADSSLAGGDNPRSARRLGAVLAMLAGAAPGAALVVHGHLGWALLASAVLVGTVGLGYREGGQDDRNRQAARHPPVER, from the coding sequence TTGCTGGCGCCGGCCATGGGCCTGCGCAACGGCACCGTCCGCAAGCTCGGGGTCCCGGATCTGACGACCACGGTCCTGACGCTCACCCTGACCGGCATCGCGGCGGACTCCTCGCTCGCCGGCGGTGACAACCCCCGGTCGGCGCGTCGGCTCGGCGCGGTCCTGGCGATGCTGGCCGGTGCCGCACCGGGCGCCGCACTGGTGGTCCACGGCCACCTGGGTTGGGCACTGCTGGCCAGCGCTGTCCTGGTCGGAACCGTCGGGCTCGGCTACCGCGAGGGCGGCCAGGACGACCGGAACCGGCAGGCCGCTCGACACCCGCCCGTCGAACGGTGA
- a CDS encoding YoaK family protein, producing the protein MPVPAAQVHNRHPLAVALFALTAASGLIDAISYLGLGHVFTANMTGNVVVIGFALVGTDGFSITGSLTSPAAFLTGSVPAGRLAARHGSGSRGPWLRTALLAETALQAVAAAVAFACAERGGRTRRPPRPR; encoded by the coding sequence ATGCCCGTGCCCGCCGCGCAGGTCCACAACCGCCACCCGCTCGCAGTGGCCCTGTTCGCGCTGACCGCCGCGAGCGGCCTGATCGATGCGATCAGCTACCTCGGACTCGGCCACGTCTTCACCGCGAACATGACCGGGAACGTGGTCGTGATCGGCTTCGCCCTGGTGGGCACGGACGGCTTCTCGATCACCGGCTCGCTCACCTCGCCGGCGGCCTTCCTGACGGGTTCCGTGCCGGCCGGGCGGCTCGCGGCCAGGCACGGCTCCGGCAGCCGGGGGCCGTGGCTGCGCACTGCACTGCTGGCGGAAACGGCGTTGCAGGCGGTGGCGGCGGCGGTCGCGTTCGCGTGCGCCGAACGGGGCGGGCGAACGCGACGGCCGCCGCGACCACGCTGA
- a CDS encoding amidohydrolase, with protein MSSMPVAGIRPGPTTSDRSLDHAADLVVRNAKVYTGDPLRPRASAVAVRAGLITAVGDDADVLPQVGPRTRVVDALGRRAVPGLNDSHLHVIRGGLNYVLELRWDGVPTLRRALAMLRAQAERTPPGQWVRVVGGWSADQFAERRLPTLAELNAAAPDTPVFVLHLYQSALLNRAALKAAGFTRDTPDPAGGQIVRAHDGEPTGLLLAAPGALLLYSTLAKAPTLDDADKAASTRHFLRELNRFGLTSAIDAAGGFQSFPENYGTVMELAKEGQLTLRIAYHLFPQTAGQELDDLRRWVETVRPGDGDEWLRLNGAGENLTWAAADFENFSEPRPELGPYEAGFEQAVRLLMEHDWGFRLHASYDETIRRDLVVFERLAAEGLFPGGNRWLFDHAETVSAASLDRIAALGGAVSVQNRMSFQGEAFVRRHGATAAAGAPPLRAMLERGLTVGAGTDATRVSSYNPWVALHWLVSGRSVSGRALRPAANRLSREEALELYTLGGARLTGEDEVKGRLTVGSYADLTVLSADYFTVPEADIPHIESVLTVVGGRIVYGAQEHEGLAAELPAVVPSWSPVARFGGYQASPAPSLSGLRQAEQLAAAVADSDEQRVWRAARGQWAPGTDSGPALDDHCFL; from the coding sequence ATGTCCAGCATGCCCGTCGCCGGGATCCGCCCCGGCCCGACGACCTCCGACCGCTCCCTCGACCACGCTGCCGACCTGGTCGTGCGCAACGCCAAGGTGTACACGGGCGACCCGCTGCGCCCCCGGGCGAGCGCGGTCGCCGTCCGCGCCGGCCTGATCACCGCCGTCGGCGACGACGCCGACGTCCTGCCGCAGGTCGGCCCGCGAACCCGGGTGGTCGACGCGCTCGGCCGACGCGCCGTCCCCGGCCTCAACGACTCGCACCTGCACGTCATCCGGGGCGGCCTCAACTACGTGCTGGAACTGCGCTGGGACGGCGTACCGACGCTCCGCCGGGCGCTGGCCATGCTGCGCGCCCAGGCCGAGCGGACCCCGCCGGGCCAGTGGGTCCGGGTGGTGGGGGGATGGTCCGCCGACCAGTTCGCCGAGCGCCGACTGCCCACCCTCGCCGAGCTCAACGCCGCCGCCCCCGACACCCCGGTGTTCGTGCTGCACCTGTACCAGTCGGCGCTGCTCAACCGGGCGGCACTGAAGGCGGCGGGCTTCACCCGCGACACCCCCGACCCCGCCGGCGGGCAGATCGTGCGCGCTCACGACGGCGAGCCGACGGGCCTGCTGCTGGCCGCCCCGGGCGCCCTGCTGCTGTACTCCACGCTGGCCAAGGCGCCGACCCTGGACGACGCCGACAAGGCCGCCTCCACCCGGCACTTCCTGCGCGAGCTCAACCGTTTCGGGCTCACCTCCGCGATCGACGCGGCGGGCGGCTTCCAGAGCTTCCCGGAGAACTACGGCACCGTCATGGAGCTTGCTAAAGAAGGCCAGTTGACGCTCCGGATCGCCTACCACCTCTTCCCGCAGACCGCCGGGCAGGAGCTGGACGACCTGCGGCGCTGGGTGGAGACCGTCCGCCCCGGCGACGGGGACGAGTGGCTACGGCTCAACGGGGCCGGGGAGAACCTCACCTGGGCCGCCGCCGACTTCGAGAACTTCTCCGAACCACGCCCCGAACTCGGCCCCTACGAGGCCGGCTTCGAACAGGCGGTACGTCTGCTGATGGAGCACGACTGGGGCTTCCGCCTGCACGCGAGCTACGACGAGACGATCCGCCGCGACCTCGTGGTCTTCGAGCGGTTGGCCGCCGAGGGCCTCTTTCCCGGCGGGAACCGCTGGCTCTTCGACCACGCCGAGACGGTCTCCGCCGCGAGCCTGGACCGGATCGCGGCGCTCGGCGGCGCCGTCTCGGTGCAGAACCGGATGTCCTTCCAGGGCGAGGCGTTCGTCCGGCGTCACGGCGCGACCGCGGCCGCCGGAGCGCCGCCGCTGCGGGCGATGCTGGAACGCGGCCTGACCGTGGGCGCCGGCACCGACGCCACCCGGGTCTCGTCCTACAACCCGTGGGTGGCCCTGCACTGGCTGGTCTCCGGACGGAGCGTCAGCGGCCGTGCGCTCCGCCCGGCCGCCAACCGGTTGAGCCGCGAGGAGGCGCTCGAGCTGTACACCCTGGGCGGGGCCCGGCTCACCGGTGAGGACGAGGTCAAGGGCCGTCTGACGGTGGGTTCCTACGCCGACCTCACGGTGCTCAGCGCCGACTACTTCACCGTTCCCGAGGCGGACATCCCGCACATCGAGTCGGTGCTCACCGTGGTCGGCGGCCGCATCGTGTACGGCGCCCAGGAACACGAGGGCCTTGCCGCCGAGTTGCCCGCCGTGGTGCCGTCGTGGAGCCCGGTGGCCCGCTTCGGCGGCTACCAGGCCTCTCCCGCGCCGAGCCTGTCCGGCCTCCGGCAGGCCGAGCAACTGGCAGCCGCGGTGGCCGACTCCGACGAGCAGCGTGTCTGGCGCGCGGCCCGCGGCCAGTGGGCGCCCGGAACGGACAGCGGTCCGGCACTCGACGACCACTGCTTCCTCTGA
- a CDS encoding alpha/beta hydrolase: MPFLPVDGESSGTVNLYYEDHGTGRPVVLIHGWPLNGASWEKQEAALLAAGHRVITYDRRGFGASDKPSSGYDYDTFSADLDAVLTHLDLRDAVLVGFSTGSGEVTCYLSAYGSARVAKAVMLGAVPPFPLSTEHDPDGSGGVVLQEVRNAVHADRPAPIADFLADFYDVDVLGGDRVSDQLAQYSWNAGVSASGRATVDRVPAWLTDVRADLPKIDVPVLIIHGDADRTLPLRSTAVPLSEAIAGARLVVLEGAPHGLIWTHATEVNDELLAFIGE, from the coding sequence ATGCCCTTCCTTCCCGTCGACGGGGAGAGTTCCGGCACCGTCAACCTGTACTACGAGGACCACGGCACCGGCCGTCCCGTCGTACTCATCCACGGCTGGCCGCTCAACGGCGCGTCCTGGGAGAAACAGGAAGCCGCACTGCTGGCCGCCGGACACCGCGTGATCACCTACGACCGCCGCGGCTTCGGCGCCTCCGACAAACCGTCCTCCGGCTACGACTACGACACCTTCTCGGCCGACCTCGATGCCGTGCTCACCCACCTCGACCTGCGCGACGCCGTGCTGGTCGGCTTCTCGACGGGCAGCGGCGAGGTGACCTGCTACCTCAGCGCCTACGGCTCGGCGCGCGTCGCCAAGGCCGTGATGCTCGGCGCGGTACCACCGTTCCCGCTGAGCACCGAGCACGACCCGGACGGTTCTGGCGGCGTCGTCCTCCAGGAGGTCCGGAACGCCGTCCACGCCGACCGCCCGGCCCCCATCGCCGACTTCCTCGCCGACTTCTACGACGTGGACGTGCTCGGCGGCGACCGGGTCAGCGACCAGCTCGCCCAGTACAGCTGGAACGCCGGTGTTTCGGCGTCCGGCAGGGCAACGGTGGACCGCGTCCCGGCCTGGCTCACCGATGTCCGCGCAGACCTTCCGAAGATCGACGTCCCCGTCCTGATCATCCACGGCGACGCCGACCGCACCCTGCCACTGCGCTCGACCGCCGTTCCGCTCTCCGAGGCCATCGCCGGCGCTCGCCTGGTGGTCCTCGAAGGCGCCCCGCACGGCCTCATCTGGACCCACGCCACCGAGGTCAACGACGAACTGCTCGCCTTCATCGGCGAGTGA
- a CDS encoding FMN reductase, whose protein sequence is MRLVAVSAGLSSPSSTRLLADRLAESVRDELAVRGSDVTAEVVELRALAGDIANHLVTGFPAPRLAAAIGAVTGADGLVVVTPVFTASYSGLFKSFFDVIDPNALAGKPVLAAATGGTARHSLVLEHAVRPLFAYLRAVVVPTAVYAASADWGAGGDEHTDGLTARIRRAGGELAALMADRPAQVDPADDVTALEQYLADLRFD, encoded by the coding sequence GTGAGGCTGGTCGCCGTCTCCGCGGGGCTGAGCTCCCCTTCGTCCACCCGCCTGCTCGCGGACCGCCTGGCCGAGTCGGTCCGCGACGAACTCGCCGTCCGGGGCTCAGACGTGACGGCCGAGGTCGTGGAGTTGCGCGCTCTCGCCGGAGACATCGCCAACCACCTCGTGACCGGTTTCCCGGCACCGCGCCTGGCCGCTGCGATCGGCGCGGTGACCGGAGCCGACGGCCTGGTCGTCGTCACCCCGGTGTTCACGGCCTCCTACAGCGGGCTGTTCAAGTCCTTCTTCGACGTGATCGATCCGAACGCCCTCGCGGGCAAGCCGGTCCTGGCCGCGGCCACCGGGGGCACCGCGCGCCACTCCCTCGTCCTCGAACACGCCGTGCGACCGCTCTTCGCGTACCTGCGCGCCGTCGTCGTTCCCACCGCGGTGTACGCGGCGTCCGCCGACTGGGGCGCCGGGGGAGACGAGCACACCGACGGACTGACCGCCCGGATCCGTCGGGCGGGCGGCGAGCTGGCCGCGCTCATGGCGGACCGTCCGGCCCAGGTCGATCCCGCGGACGACGTCACCGCCCTCGAACAGTACCTCGCGGACCTGCGCTTCGACTGA
- a CDS encoding LLM class flavin-dependent oxidoreductase translates to MQFGIFTVGDVTPDPTDDRVPTEHERIKAMVAIALKAEEVGLDVFATGEHHNPPFVPSSPTTMLGYIAARTEKLVLSTATTLITTNDPVKIAEDYAMLQHLADGRVDLMLGRGNTGPVYPWFGQDIRQGIDLARENYALLRRLWREDVVDWEGRFRTPLQAFTSTPRPLDGVAPFVWHGSIRSPEIAEQAAYYGDGFFHNNIFWPSDHTRRMVQLYRRRYAHHGHGRPEDAIVGLGGQVFMRRNSQDAVREFRPYFDNAPVYGHGPSLEDFTEQTPLTVGSPQQVIERTLSFRETVGDYQRQLFLMDHAGLPLKTVLEQLDILGEEVVPVLRREFALGRPANVPDAPTHAARVAAAAAPQGVAAP, encoded by the coding sequence ATGCAGTTCGGCATCTTCACCGTCGGGGACGTGACACCCGACCCCACCGACGACCGTGTTCCGACCGAGCACGAGCGCATCAAGGCGATGGTCGCCATCGCCCTCAAGGCCGAGGAGGTGGGCCTGGACGTCTTCGCCACCGGCGAGCACCACAACCCGCCGTTCGTGCCCTCCTCCCCGACCACCATGCTCGGCTACATCGCGGCCCGCACCGAGAAACTGGTCCTCTCCACCGCCACGACCCTGATCACCACCAACGACCCGGTGAAGATCGCGGAGGACTACGCGATGCTCCAGCACCTGGCCGACGGCCGGGTCGACCTCATGCTGGGGCGGGGCAACACCGGGCCGGTGTACCCCTGGTTCGGGCAGGACATCCGCCAGGGCATCGACCTCGCCAGGGAGAACTACGCGCTGCTGCGCCGTTTGTGGCGCGAGGACGTCGTGGACTGGGAGGGCAGGTTCCGCACGCCGCTGCAGGCCTTCACCTCGACACCGCGCCCGCTGGACGGCGTCGCGCCCTTCGTCTGGCACGGATCCATCAGGTCGCCGGAGATCGCCGAACAGGCCGCGTACTACGGCGACGGCTTCTTCCACAACAACATCTTCTGGCCCAGCGACCACACCAGGCGCATGGTGCAGCTGTACCGGCGCCGGTACGCCCACCACGGTCACGGCCGCCCGGAAGACGCCATCGTGGGACTCGGCGGCCAGGTCTTCATGCGGAGGAACTCGCAGGACGCGGTCCGGGAGTTCCGTCCCTACTTCGACAACGCGCCGGTCTACGGCCACGGCCCGTCGCTGGAGGACTTCACCGAGCAGACCCCGTTGACCGTGGGTTCTCCCCAGCAGGTCATCGAACGGACCCTGTCCTTCCGGGAGACCGTGGGCGACTACCAGCGCCAGCTCTTCCTGATGGACCACGCGGGGCTGCCCCTCAAGACCGTCCTGGAGCAGCTCGACATCCTCGGTGAGGAGGTCGTCCCCGTGCTGCGCAGGGAGTTCGCCCTCGGCCGCCCGGCGAACGTACCGGACGCCCCGACGCACGCGGCGCGGGTCGCGGCCGCCGCGGCCCCGCAGGGGGTGGCCGCCCCGTGA
- a CDS encoding alpha/beta hydrolase, translating to MPYITVGQENSTSIDLYYEDHGTGQPVVLIHGFPLDGRSWERQSAALLDAGYRVITYDRRGFGQSSQPTVGYDYDTFAADLNSVIETLDLTDAVLVGFSMGTGEVARYVSRYGSARVAKVAFLASLEPCLLKSDDNPDGVAPKEFFDGVVSAVKADRYAYYTAFFNDFYNLDENLGVRISEEAVRNSWHTAAAGGSFAASAAPSTWYTDFRADIPAVDVPALILHGTADRILPAEGTAHPFHRALPSADYVELDGAPHGLLWTHAEEVNTALLAFLAK from the coding sequence ATGCCGTACATCACCGTGGGCCAGGAGAACAGCACCTCCATCGACCTCTACTACGAGGACCACGGCACCGGGCAGCCGGTCGTCCTCATCCACGGCTTCCCGCTCGACGGCCGCTCCTGGGAGCGGCAGAGCGCCGCGCTGCTCGACGCCGGCTACCGTGTGATCACCTACGACCGACGCGGTTTCGGGCAGTCGTCGCAGCCCACCGTCGGCTACGACTACGACACCTTCGCCGCCGACCTGAACAGCGTGATCGAGACCCTCGACCTGACCGACGCCGTCCTGGTCGGGTTCTCGATGGGCACCGGCGAGGTCGCCCGCTACGTCTCCCGGTACGGCTCCGCCCGCGTTGCCAAGGTCGCCTTCCTCGCATCGCTGGAGCCCTGCCTGCTCAAGAGCGACGACAATCCGGACGGCGTCGCCCCGAAGGAGTTCTTCGACGGCGTCGTCTCCGCCGTGAAGGCCGACCGTTACGCCTACTACACCGCCTTCTTCAACGACTTCTACAACCTCGACGAGAACCTGGGCGTGCGCATCAGCGAGGAGGCCGTCCGCAACAGCTGGCACACCGCGGCCGCCGGTGGCTCCTTCGCGGCCTCCGCGGCACCGTCGACGTGGTACACCGACTTCCGGGCCGACATCCCGGCCGTCGACGTCCCCGCCCTGATCCTGCACGGCACGGCCGACCGCATCCTCCCCGCCGAAGGCACCGCGCACCCCTTCCACAGGGCCCTCCCGTCCGCCGACTACGTCGAGCTCGACGGCGCCCCGCACGGCCTGCTGTGGACCCACGCGGAGGAGGTCAACACCGCGCTCCTCGCGTTCCTGGCGAAGTGA